The genomic segment GCAGTGTTGTTAACGTTCGCGACAAACCGTCGACCAAAGGAAAAATTTTAACACAGCTTAGTTGGGAATTTGTAAAAAACGAATACGATGAGACAAATTCAAATCAAAACACAAAGGAAGCATGTAACTTTAAAAAAGTTTGTATTTCTGACGGACAGATTGGATATATTTGTGAACAATATCTACGCAGCCCTCTAAGTTATAGAGTTGGATTTTCCAAGAAAAAAAGTTCATGGTCAATGATATTCTTTGTGGAAGGCGGAGACTAATCAAAAACTCGTTTTTACATTCATAACTAAAAACGAATTTGTCTTACAAGCGGTTATACCATTTGGTATTTAGATTGAATTACAATTTAGATTTTAACTCTTTATAATAACTCCTTCCCATCTTGAGTTTAACCCCAGTGGTGAGCTCAATTTGGTAGGAACCACCAGCAGAAGTAATGATTTTTTTAATTTGTTTGCTATTGACAACATAAGAACGATGGATCCTGAAAAAATAACTCGGCAAAATACGAGTAATCGAATCTAAACTTTTGTTATGCACAAACATTTTCCCATTTTTTTGAAAAACCTTGATTCGTTTATCGAATGATTGAACGTATAGTACATCCTTTGTTGCAATCAAGTTTAAATCGTTTTCTTGTTTGATTCCAATATATTTAGTTTTGATACCCTGCCTATTGGCATAAAACTTTTGAACTGCCTTTAAGATTCGTTCCTTAGTAATCGGTTTCGGAACAAAATCCAAAACACCATATTCAAAAGCCTTGATAGCTTCTGTTGTATTTCCAGAAGTGATTATGGTCAAAAAGGAGGCTGCCGATGTTTCTTTTAACAGATCAAATCCAATGTCTCCATCCAAATTCAAATCCAAAAACAATAAATCAATTTCATTCTCTTCAATGAAACATTGTGAACCAATCAAACTTTTTTCAATACGCAGAGAAGAAACTTTTGAACCAAGAATCTCACGTATCATACGTTCTAACCCTCTGGCAGCAACAGTTTCATCCTCTACAATTAATATTCTCAAAGTTTCAACTAACCTTTAGTATTGTTCCATTCGATATTGAACATTAGATAAATTAACAAAAACACCAACCATTGCTTGGTAAGAATTTAATGTCCGCATCGAAAATTGGTCTGCTTTCAAAAACTCTCGATAATAATCAACTTCAGCCTTGATACCAAAGTAACGACCTAAATAAATATTCAGACCAGCACCTACTCCTAGGATACTTCCGATTCCACTAGTGATTTGATTACTATAAACAAATCGATCATGAGTGATCCCCGAATGTGCCTCACCCGTAAAGGATACAACTCCAGCCCTTGCCACAAGATAAGGATCAAAAAAGTTTCTTGGAATGGGGTGATACGTAGCAAGAAAACTCATTGAATTACCGCGATATATTGTGCGTTCTCTTGGAACCGGATCCACAATCTCCTTGTAATACGATAATCCAGGGATTACATCTTGTCTTTTGGCCTTCATTGAATTCTGCATCACAGTAAAACCAAATCCAATTTTTTCTTTCCAACCATATTCGAAATCAAATTGAGAAGCCACTCCAGGTGTATATGTCGGTTTAAAATACAAACCCGCGCCATCACCCTGATTCGCAGTTTGCGGATAATATTCTTGGCCCACTTCTTTTCTTACAACCTTATATTGGAGGACATTATCATAGTTTTTTTCATGACTGATGAATGAACCACTGGGAGCAAGAGTTCCACCCCCCATAAAACTAACTAAGAATGCTCCTTCATAAAAACCAGGTGGGTATTTCAGTTTTGCATAATATTTTTCCAGTTCGGCACTGGATTTAGCAGCTTCCTCTGAGTTATTTTGTATTACCGGTGGTTTATCTTCTTTTTTTAATATTGGTTCCGCAAAACTTACATTCGCGGACAATAACAAAGAAGTTATCATTATCTTTTTTGTATTCATCATTTTATCCTTTTGGGAAGGGTAACGATAATGAATTAAATTACAAAATAAAAGGTGCGAACTGCACTAATCGGGTGCGAGTTGCACTAAATCACTCCAAAACTGTGATTGTGTTTTCCCAGCCACCCGTAACCACTTTGGAACTAAAGTCCCATTTATTTGGAAAGGCTTCCTGTAACCTAGATTTTATATATTTAATGCCTGTTCCAAGCGAATCTGATTTTGTTGTAGGAAGCCCGTCATTAAATAGAATGTATTTGGTTTTATTTTTATCTTTCTTTTTCTTTAAAGTAAAAACTCCAGAATTTTTACCTTGATACCCGTGAGTTACACCATTCTCAACCAATGTCAAAAGAACAATAGGAGGGATCATATCCTTAGAACTCACTCCCTCTGTTTTGAATTCAAACTTAGATTCTTTGCGAAGACTCATAATCTCCAAATAACGTTTACAAATACTTACTTCTTCACTAACAGAAATTGTTTTTTTGTTTGTTAATTTCAATATTGCCCTTAATTCGTCAGAAAGAGCAGTTAACAACTGTTTTGCCGTTTCAGGATCTTCATCCAACCAAATGATGGTTGCGTTGATTGAATTTAGTAAAAAATGAGGATGAATATTGTTTTTTAATAATTCAACTTCTAACCGAGAGGAAACCAATTTTGCATCCTGAAGTTTGACTTTATAAGAAACCATTCTACGTTCGGCTTTATTTTTCTCCGAGTTTGCCAGTTTTATTTTATAGGCAAGCCCTAAAGAAAGTAAACACATCTCTATGGCTGATCCAGCCTGCAAACCATATTCAGTTACAATATTGGCTGGCAAAATTCCAAATCCCTTCAAAGAGTAGATCCCAACTCCAAACAAAAGAGCAACCCAAGCGATTAAAAAATACCTAGCTGGTTTGTAACCTTTATCCCAACAAACAATGGCAACAAGAAACACCGAAACAGCAAACAACATTACAAGAGTAGCTAATAAATATATATTTACGTAATAGGAAAATACAAAAGAGGATAACATTAAAAACAACATCAACCCCATTAGTACAAAGATGATTTTATCCCAAGTAGGTGTATTTTTTTTTGTATTTAAAAAGCTTCTAGTAAACTGCAAACCCCAGAACAAAGAAAATCCACCCACGAAAGGCAAACTGATATTTGCCCAATGAGGAGAGTTCGGCCAAAAAATTTGATATGCCAATCCATTTAAAACCGATTGAGACAAACCATATAAACTAATATACAAAAGATAATACAAATACCCAAAATCTCTTAACATAAACAGAAGAATAAGATTATAAATAACAAGTACAAACAAAATCCCGTAGTAAATTCCAAGAGATAAGTTTTCCTTTTCTTTCAGTTTTAAAAATCTTACATGAGAATATACGGAAATAGGAAACTGAACCGTTCCTTCACTCTCAAATCGAAAGTAGTAAACATTACTCCTTTTGGGATAAAGTTTGATCGGAAAAATAAAACTTTTTTCTTCAAGTGGTCTCTGCGAAAAAACATAAGAGTCCCCAGTAACCACTTGTTTCCAAGTTTTTTCTTTCATTTCATAAAATTCTATTTTATCAAGTAATGGATAGGATACATGAATGTACCAATCACGTTCATTCGATTCATTTTGAAGTTCAAATCGAACCCAATAGATATTTTTAGTGAATCCAAAATTTGGAGAAAGAGACTTACTTTCGGAAAATAAGTTAGTTTTTCTTACTTCTTCAAAACTTAAGTTTTTGTCCGGAGTTAAAGTGAGGATTTCCATATGAAATCCGATCGGGTATTCCCCAGATTCATTTTTTAGGGAAGTTGTAAACCGAGATTGGGTGGGAAAGGCAGAAAGAGAATGAATTCCGAATATTAGAAAAAGCAGAGTTAGTCGAAAGAAAGGCATTTCTGACAAAATCTATACCAGTCAATGCTGCTTGTAAAGTAAAAGTTTTGGATTTGAGATTGAATGGCATTCATTAATCTTATATAGTAGAGAGTTAGTAGTCACCTGACAGCTCACAACTGCCATTTTTCAATTAGGCAGTTTTAAAGTTTGCTCTATAAATTAGAAAATTCCAAAATCCTATTTTTTTACTGAAGTTAAAATTCTTTCCTGATGGCCTGGATAAACAAACTTAGGTTTGTTGGATTCTTCCACTCTCTTCAAAAAGTCTAAACTTTTTTGATTGAGTTTATGATCTGAGGTAAAAGCACCAGGAGTGACTCCTTCTTGCCATCCCCATCTCGTATGACTAGAATCACCTAGCACCAAATGAGATCCGTCTTTTGATGGAATATAAAAAGCTAAACTTCCTGGTGTATGGCCTGGAACAGAAAACACAAAAAAACTTTCATCTCCAAAAAAATCCAAAATACCAATTTCATTTGGTTCTTTGCCAAAATCGAGTTGAAATAAATTTGGATTTTTTCCTAACAAACGATTGGTGGAACCTTGGACAAAGAGATTGATAAATTGTTTGGAAGTAACCTCCCCAGGTCCCACATAAAAAGGAACAGACCTTTCTAGTTCTGAGGCTCCAAGTGTATGATCCAAATGTAAATGGGTAAAAAAGACTCCTTTTACATCTATTTTGTTTTTGCTCAGATAGGTTTTGGTTGTTTCGAAGATTTTGAGTTTCGCAAAATGCATCTGAGATTCCACTATAGAATTGATTGGAAAATCATCCTTCCCCTTAGTAAAACTTTCTCCTATCCCAGAATCAATCATATAGGTTCCGTATTTTGGGTGTTTGATAAGGTAAAAATAAATTGCAATAGGTTCTAAACGATCTTTTAAACCAGCAGCTTTTGCCTTAGGATCGTCCAAATCCAAAAGTCCCGCAAGTGATGCTTCCCAATCCGCTGCTTTGACCACTTGAAATTCAACCCAGTTTTTAGGTTTTGGAGAAAGTGGCATTTCGGCACTCACCTTCTCCAAAACAAAGGGTTTTACCTGATGAGAAGTTACCTGACAAGAAAGGGTCAGAAAAATAAGAGAAAGAATGAAGATTAGGTGCTGAAACAAAATGTACCTCCGTTAGTAAAAATCCCAAATTTAAAAAATCACAAGGAACAATCCAGAGAAAAACGGGGAACGGATCCTATAGACAATACCCATCGAAGTGGATTTGTAACGATCATAAATAACGAACGAGTTCCGTTTCAAATTTTACGACAGAAGAAGGAAAATCAGAATTGATAGAAATTTTTGTATGCCAATGGAAACGGAGGCGCCGACCCAATACTAAGAAGCCCTTTTCCCGGAACAACGGGAAACTTTCGTGCTGTTATGCATCTTGAAAAAAAGAAAACCCCGCTGGTAGCGAGGTTTCTACATTTCAGTGTGAATATCAAATGATAATTTTTGGATTCACCAAGAATGAATTCTGAAGAAGTTTAAAACTTATAAACAATATTGATACCAATCTGTCTACGAATGTCTTTGTTCTCCGGAAATGGACCAAAGCCAGGTTGACTTCCTAGTATAAGCGGAATTAGATTAATGTTTCCTGAGAGTCCTTCACTAAATAATGTTGAAATGTTGCCAGCCCCCTTTATTTTACTGTCAACAACTTTGTGGGTAGCTTCTGTATGCGAATAACTAATCCCAAAACTTACGTTTTCAGAAACATCAAATCTGTATCCAACGGAAATCCGATTTCCCTCTAACTCAGAATCTATTTTCCCTTTAACTTTACTATTACCAGGAATTAGGATGTTTGTAGTCAAAGCAGTTAATGACCTCGTTTTGTCTACGTAATTTCCTGAATTCGCAACACTTTTTAAATATTCATAACCAAAACTAATATTGTGTCCTTCAGCAATTTTTAAGTTATAACCAAGTCCTACTACGGCATTTAAATACGCTTCGTTATAAGTCAGTTGACTAACAGATGATCCATTAATCCCAACTGTACTTATGTTCATTCCATTTAAAGTTGCGTTAGAAGAATTAAAACTATAAGGAGTTTTTGTTTTGACTTCGTTTCCGTAAATTTCACCGCCAAGTCGAAGTGCCAACCCTTCAAGAAATCTGTTTCCCGAATCATGAAACAGATAGATGTTCTCAGCAATTTTAATGTTTGCTGTTTGCAGACGATTGGATGTATATTCTCTCATTGCGATAGATTCATTACTTGAAACCATTGCAGTAGGGCCAAAACCGATTCGAGTGGATGAACTTGAATAATCAGTCCTAAAGTTGGAATCAGCAAATAGAGTTGCAAATGAAATTCCTATATCAGTACCGAGGAGGCCATTATGACGCATATTTGTTCCCATTTCAATTCCCTGACCTTTAAATAAATTGGTAGCAGGGATCGAAAAATTAGTCGATCCACCCACTAAATTATTAAAGATCAAAGCATTTGGCATAGTTAATCCATTCTTTAATGTAGCGGAATCTACTGTTAGGTTAACACCTCGAAAGTAGACGGAAGAATCCTTTTTGTCATCTGCAAACAAAACAGAATTTGCCAAAACAACAAATAATAATATAATCTTTTTCATATATTCAAATTACCCAATCAATTTTTAAGCAAAACTGACGGTACGATTAACAATTGTCAAACGAATTTAACCTAACAAA from the Leptospira congkakensis genome contains:
- a CDS encoding LytR/AlgR family response regulator transcription factor; this translates as MRILIVEDETVAARGLERMIREILGSKVSSLRIEKSLIGSQCFIEENEIDLLFLDLNLDGDIGFDLLKETSAASFLTIITSGNTTEAIKAFEYGVLDFVPKPITKERILKAVQKFYANRQGIKTKYIGIKQENDLNLIATKDVLYVQSFDKRIKVFQKNGKMFVHNKSLDSITRILPSYFFRIHRSYVVNSKQIKKIITSAGGSYQIELTTGVKLKMGRSYYKELKSKL
- a CDS encoding 7TM diverse intracellular signaling domain-containing protein yields the protein MEILTLTPDKNLSFEEVRKTNLFSESKSLSPNFGFTKNIYWVRFELQNESNERDWYIHVSYPLLDKIEFYEMKEKTWKQVVTGDSYVFSQRPLEEKSFIFPIKLYPKRSNVYYFRFESEGTVQFPISVYSHVRFLKLKEKENLSLGIYYGILFVLVIYNLILLFMLRDFGYLYYLLYISLYGLSQSVLNGLAYQIFWPNSPHWANISLPFVGGFSLFWGLQFTRSFLNTKKNTPTWDKIIFVLMGLMLFLMLSSFVFSYYVNIYLLATLVMLFAVSVFLVAIVCWDKGYKPARYFLIAWVALLFGVGIYSLKGFGILPANIVTEYGLQAGSAIEMCLLSLGLAYKIKLANSEKNKAERRMVSYKVKLQDAKLVSSRLEVELLKNNIHPHFLLNSINATIIWLDEDPETAKQLLTALSDELRAILKLTNKKTISVSEEVSICKRYLEIMSLRKESKFEFKTEGVSSKDMIPPIVLLTLVENGVTHGYQGKNSGVFTLKKKKDKNKTKYILFNDGLPTTKSDSLGTGIKYIKSRLQEAFPNKWDFSSKVVTGGWENTITVLE
- a CDS encoding MBL fold metallo-hydrolase, producing MFQHLIFILSLIFLTLSCQVTSHQVKPFVLEKVSAEMPLSPKPKNWVEFQVVKAADWEASLAGLLDLDDPKAKAAGLKDRLEPIAIYFYLIKHPKYGTYMIDSGIGESFTKGKDDFPINSIVESQMHFAKLKIFETTKTYLSKNKIDVKGVFFTHLHLDHTLGASELERSVPFYVGPGEVTSKQFINLFVQGSTNRLLGKNPNLFQLDFGKEPNEIGILDFFGDESFFVFSVPGHTPGSLAFYIPSKDGSHLVLGDSSHTRWGWQEGVTPGAFTSDHKLNQKSLDFLKRVEESNKPKFVYPGHQERILTSVKK